One segment of Panicum virgatum strain AP13 chromosome 3K, P.virgatum_v5, whole genome shotgun sequence DNA contains the following:
- the LOC120696659 gene encoding uncharacterized protein LOC120696659, whose amino-acid sequence MPSPPGASSGAHNRRRATDDRGSRWASPPQDLVGLLASRVLAAGDLLDYVRFRAVCTSWRSGAASPRGRGVADPRFHPRRWMMLPEGHCLYPGHPDLRGHARFLNLDTGALVRARIPLLGDHCAIDSVDGLLLLLRDPDQEGALRLLHPFTGDVAELPPLGTLLPQLGLRLHSIPAPYRIRSLAKVVCASVSFNNAGAMTVMLALDEVSRVAFATSMDRQWTLSSWPCPMRYPPLSFQGKLYMVDTASTSCGENNVHQVLQIDPPVQDQDGEGAGRALQPPKLIATVPEHKLVYVYGLVECGSEILVLGHNDWFGSQILVCKLSDLVLQRFIPLKSIGGSILFIDERSISVSSKVLPTVKGDSVVYIHSGHPYLAQYHLGSGSLSTAIDNCSLYGRMPGPSSLVHHVFSCCIRNQWSRGLVFRRNANDWQYEEQVQ is encoded by the exons atgccgtcgccgccgggggccagcagcggcgcacataaccgccgccgcgccacggaCGACCGCGGATCTCGCTGGGCGTCGCCGCCTCAGGATCTGGTGGGCCTGCTGGCGTCGCGCGTGCTGGCGGCGGGCGACCTGCTCGACTATGTCCGCTTCCGAGCCGTCTGCACCAGCTGGcgctccggcgccgcctccccgcgcggccgcggcgtcgccgACCCGCGCTTCCACCCGCGCCGCTGGATGATGCTCCCCGAGGGCCACTGCCTCTACCCCGGCCACCCGGACCTGCGCGGCCACGCCCGCTTCCTCAACCTCGACACGGGGGCCCTGGTCCGCGCCCGGATCCCGCTCCTCGGGGACCACTGCGCCATCGACTCCgtcgacggcctcctcctcctcctgcgggaCCCGGACCAGGAAGGCGCCCTTCGCCTCCTCCACCCTTTCACGGGCGACGTCGCCGAGCTCCCACCCCTAGGGACCCTCCTCCCGCAGCTCGGCTTGCGGCTGCATAGCATCCCCGCACCCTACAGGATCAGAAGCCTTGCAAAAGTCGTCTGTGCTTCCGTTTCCTTCAACAACGCTGGAGCCATGACCGTCATGCTCGCACTTGACGAGGTGAGCCGTGTGGCCTTTGCTACCTCCATGGATCGGCAATGGACTCTCTCAAGCTGGCCGTGCCCGATGCGCTATCCGCCATTGTCGTTCCAAGGAAAGCTTTACATGGTGGACACTGCTTCCACATCATGCGGCGAGAACAACGTACACCAGGTTCTCCAGATCGACCCACCTGTGCAGGATCAGGATGGGGAGGGGGCAGGTCGTGCTCTGCAACCGCCAAAGCTGATCGCCACAGTCCCGGAACACAAACTCGTCTATGTCTACGGTCTAGTAGAATGTGGGTCAGAGATCCTGGTGCTTGGCCACAACGATTGGTTTGGGTCACAAATTTTGGTATGCAAACTCTCGGACCTTGTGCTGCAGAGGTTTATCCCACTGAAAAGCATCGGAGGCAGTATCTTGTTCATTGACGAGAGGAGCATAAGTGTCTCCTCTAAGGTGCTGCCGACTGTCAAGGGTGACAGTGTCGTCTACATTCATTCAGGACATCCCTACCTTGCCCAATACCATCTCGGCAGTGGCAGCTTGTCAACGGCAATTGATAACTGCAGCCTCTATGGCCGTATGCCCGGGCCTAGTAGCCTTGTCCACCATGTTTTCAGCTGCTGCATTCGTAATCAGTG GAGCAGAGGACTAGTATTCAGAAGGAATGCAAATGATTGGCAATATGAAGAGCAAGTTCAATAA